In a genomic window of Flavobacteriales bacterium:
- a CDS encoding TonB-dependent receptor, producing MPIPFQRLVLALCSVVLALGAFAQTGTIRGFVYDKATGEPIIFTNVVLKGTTTGAATDVNGYFSISKVPVGQHTLRVTFLGYEDLEKTVTVARDQITTEKLFMVKASIQIGVVEISGEKQEAQTQVRMSVTKLTPKQIERMPAVGGEADLAQYLQVVPGVIFTGDQGGQLYVRGGSPIMNKVMMDGMVLYNPFHSIGLFSVFDNDIIRNADIYTAGYNAEFGGRISSVMDITTRDGNRTRMSGKVSASTFAAKALLEGPIKKQNEPGDGSSSYLFNLRHSYLDQSSKIFYANVNDTLGLPFRFTDAYGKISFNGANGSKFNLFGFNFTDGVNYRGVSDLAWQNWGAGTNFVLVPAGSAVLIDGVFCFSRYGIELKEAELEPRTSDITSFNGALNFKYFLGDDEARYGVEMLGFRTNFKYFNELGRSFDQEQNTSEIAGYVNYRKKLGKVIIDPGLRLHYYASLSVASVEPRLGAKWNISDNWRFKLAAGRYSQNLVAANNDRDVVNLFYGFLASPENTPTRVNERDGGSRELKDRLQRANHYVAGIEHDLSRELTLNFEVYLKDFRQVTNINRNKYFNDTPEFADKPDELKKDFIVETGRAYGADVQLKYEKGQLYLWGVYSYTVVDRYDGVQVYNPVWDRRHNLNLVASYAFGKFDAWKVNLRWNYGSGFPFTRTQGFYGAVPFNGDINTNYATSNADLSIVFGPLNDGRLPAYSRVDAGVTKTWRFDEHKSLELDLGVTNALNRENIFYFDRVRFERVNQLPLLPSAGISFRF from the coding sequence ATGCCCATTCCCTTTCAGCGCCTGGTCCTCGCCCTCTGTTCCGTGGTCCTCGCCCTTGGTGCTTTCGCGCAGACCGGAACCATCCGGGGGTTCGTGTATGACAAGGCCACCGGCGAACCCATCATCTTCACCAATGTGGTGCTCAAAGGCACTACCACAGGTGCTGCAACCGATGTGAACGGGTACTTCTCCATATCGAAAGTGCCCGTTGGCCAGCACACGTTGCGCGTCACCTTTCTTGGTTATGAGGACCTGGAGAAGACGGTCACCGTGGCACGTGACCAGATCACCACCGAGAAACTATTCATGGTGAAAGCCTCTATCCAGATCGGCGTGGTGGAGATCAGCGGTGAGAAGCAGGAGGCCCAGACCCAGGTGCGCATGAGCGTGACCAAGCTCACGCCCAAGCAGATCGAGCGCATGCCAGCGGTGGGCGGCGAGGCCGACCTCGCGCAATACCTGCAAGTGGTGCCGGGCGTGATCTTCACCGGGGACCAGGGCGGCCAGCTCTACGTGCGCGGTGGCTCGCCGATCATGAATAAAGTGATGATGGATGGCATGGTGCTCTACAACCCATTCCATAGCATCGGCCTCTTCAGCGTGTTCGACAACGACATCATCCGCAATGCCGATATCTACACGGCGGGCTATAACGCCGAATTCGGCGGGCGCATCAGTTCCGTGATGGACATCACCACCCGCGATGGCAACCGCACGCGGATGAGCGGCAAGGTGAGCGCCAGCACCTTCGCGGCGAAGGCGCTGCTGGAAGGTCCGATCAAGAAGCAGAATGAGCCCGGCGATGGCTCCAGCAGCTACCTGTTCAACTTGCGCCACAGCTATCTCGACCAGTCAAGCAAGATCTTCTATGCCAATGTGAACGACACCTTGGGCCTGCCCTTCCGCTTCACCGATGCTTACGGGAAGATCTCCTTCAATGGGGCCAATGGCAGCAAGTTCAATCTCTTCGGCTTCAACTTCACCGATGGGGTGAACTACCGGGGCGTGAGCGACCTGGCTTGGCAGAACTGGGGCGCGGGGACCAACTTCGTGCTGGTGCCAGCAGGCAGCGCGGTGCTCATCGATGGGGTTTTCTGCTTCAGCCGCTACGGAATCGAATTGAAGGAAGCGGAGCTTGAACCCCGGACAAGCGACATAACCAGCTTCAATGGCGCGCTCAACTTCAAGTACTTCCTCGGTGACGATGAGGCCCGCTATGGCGTTGAGATGCTCGGTTTCCGCACGAATTTCAAGTACTTCAACGAACTGGGCCGAAGCTTCGATCAGGAGCAGAACACCAGCGAGATCGCCGGCTATGTGAACTATCGGAAGAAACTGGGCAAGGTCATCATCGACCCCGGACTTCGCCTGCACTATTACGCCTCGCTCTCGGTGGCCAGCGTCGAGCCCCGCCTTGGCGCCAAGTGGAACATCAGCGACAATTGGCGCTTCAAGCTAGCAGCGGGCCGCTATAGCCAGAACCTGGTGGCTGCCAACAACGACCGTGATGTGGTGAACCTCTTCTACGGATTCCTCGCATCGCCGGAGAACACGCCGACCCGGGTTAATGAGCGCGATGGCGGATCGCGCGAGCTGAAGGACCGTTTGCAGCGCGCCAACCATTATGTGGCGGGCATCGAGCACGACCTCTCACGCGAGCTCACCCTCAACTTCGAGGTCTACTTGAAGGATTTCCGCCAGGTCACCAACATCAACCGCAACAAGTACTTCAACGATACGCCCGAGTTCGCCGACAAGCCGGATGAGCTGAAGAAGGATTTCATCGTGGAGACGGGTCGAGCATATGGCGCAGACGTGCAGTTGAAGTACGAGAAGGGCCAGCTCTATCTCTGGGGCGTGTACAGCTATACGGTAGTGGATCGCTACGATGGCGTTCAGGTGTACAATCCCGTGTGGGACCGGCGCCATAACCTGAATCTGGTGGCGAGCTATGCCTTCGGGAAGTTCGATGCCTGGAAAGTGAACCTGCGTTGGAACTACGGCAGCGGCTTCCCCTTCACCCGCACGCAAGGCTTCTATGGCGCGGTGCCCTTCAACGGCGACATCAATACCAATTACGCCACCAGCAACGCTGATCTGTCCATTGTCTTCGGACCACTGAATGACGGCCGCCTGCCGGCCTACTCACGGGTTGATGCAGGCGTCACCAAGACCTGGCGCTTCGATGAGCACAAGAGCCTGGAGTTGGACCTTGGCGTGACCAATGCGCTCAATCGTGAGAACATCTTCTACTTCGACCGCGTGCGGTTCGAGCGCGTGAATCAGCTCCCGCTGTTGCCCAGTGCCGGCATCAGCTTCCGATTCTGA
- a CDS encoding carboxypeptidase-like regulatory domain-containing protein produces the protein MVRRLSTAIALCFIAAAPALAQVGAGSLKGKITDKKTGEPLPFVNIVVENRGSQVTGGATDFDGNYFIKPIDPGTYDVVVSYVGYQPYKNAGVVVNSNTITFLNIQLNAGIELKEFEVVQYTVPLINKDGGASGGTVTREDIAKMPGRSAASIATTVAGASDAGTGGGISIRGARTEATYYYIDGVKVPAGAGTGLPKGAIEEVQVITGGVPANYGDVTGGLINITTRGPSRQFFGGAEYLTSGFKVGKDITDIIGLDKFAFNQVEASVSGPLLFRKDSLGNKSKPLIGFFLSGQYTNVVDNGPSYIGDVRVRRDVLDGIEANPGQVLSTGGDVALVNRTEFLRTSDIESIPTRQNAGEVIYTASGKIDIATTQNVQLTMGGSLDYSNRQSYNRNNSLLNPERNVRTKELSWRAFIKYTQRFTNRTSEEEKKSTIKNAFYSLQFDYSRYQNNVQDFVHGERLFDYGYVGRFTTYRAPQFELRGSRWVQVGERDTLVTFSPGTQNPYLAAFDNYYFNALPREQFPIPTLFGAQIDGGDYVGYYQDLIEVQRRGVLLNGNRPVTLYQMWNNPGFIDDPNGAEYRKRLNEQYRFTAVGSADIGQHAVMVGIEYEQLTQRRYDLSPVGLWTRARGLANFHLENFVGDSLPPSAIVQLPNSPFPFHYYDRLFSADAFKFFSGNLRNALGLDRTGLDYIDIDALDPSVLALEMFEPDELINAGNSTLVSYVGYDYLGNKLTRKPSFDDFFTQKDDRGVNTRAQAPFEPIYMAGYVMDKFAFDDIIFNVGVRVDRYDANQNVLKDKYLWRDAYKAGDVVPSSGLQQQLANRPSNIGEDFVVYVDDYDDPNTVKGYRDGDTWYSASGTELSDGNSIQQGGRIRPYLIGGDDRSDLDGDSPLSRSAFADYKPVVNVMPRVAFSFPISDEAVFFAHYDVLTQRPNAGQSRGDLVSYAYIENDNPVLNNPNLRPTKTIDYELGFQQVLGKASSLKIAAFYRELRDQITVRNVLNAWPRDYRTYDNFDFGTVKGFTTTFDLRRTGNVWMRASYTLQFADGTGSGPNTGINLINSGQANLRTISPLDFDQRHRFQTTIDFRYGRGKDYNGPMVFGKPIFQGMGANAVTILGSGTPYSRSSQVVSEATGATNHRLDGTLNGARLPWQFTTDMQIDRDIPLTFKGKEGDKAKSADLNVYLLVTNVFNTENITGVYRYTGSPDNDGYLAQLTDRSQTDPDAYRDLYTVKNNAPGNFGAPRTIRLGLRLSF, from the coding sequence ATGGTGAGAAGGCTATCCACCGCAATCGCCCTTTGTTTCATCGCAGCCGCTCCAGCGCTCGCCCAGGTGGGTGCCGGAAGCCTGAAGGGCAAGATCACCGATAAGAAGACCGGCGAACCGCTGCCGTTCGTGAACATCGTGGTGGAGAACCGCGGGTCACAGGTAACCGGCGGCGCCACGGACTTCGATGGCAACTACTTCATCAAGCCGATCGACCCCGGCACTTATGATGTGGTGGTGAGCTATGTGGGCTATCAGCCTTACAAGAACGCTGGCGTCGTTGTGAACAGCAACACCATCACCTTCCTCAATATCCAGCTCAATGCCGGCATCGAGCTCAAGGAGTTCGAGGTGGTGCAGTACACCGTGCCCTTGATCAACAAGGATGGCGGAGCGTCAGGGGGCACCGTGACCCGCGAGGACATCGCCAAGATGCCCGGGCGCAGCGCGGCCAGCATCGCCACCACCGTGGCGGGCGCCAGCGATGCCGGCACCGGCGGGGGCATCTCCATCCGCGGGGCGCGCACCGAGGCCACCTACTACTATATCGATGGGGTGAAAGTGCCCGCTGGCGCTGGCACGGGCCTGCCCAAGGGCGCGATTGAAGAGGTGCAGGTGATCACGGGTGGCGTACCCGCCAACTATGGCGATGTGACCGGTGGCCTGATCAACATCACCACACGTGGTCCGAGCCGGCAGTTCTTCGGCGGGGCGGAATACCTTACCTCAGGCTTCAAAGTGGGTAAGGACATCACGGATATCATCGGTCTCGACAAGTTCGCCTTCAACCAGGTTGAAGCGAGCGTGAGCGGGCCACTGCTGTTCCGGAAGGACAGCCTGGGCAATAAGAGCAAGCCCCTGATCGGCTTCTTCTTAAGCGGCCAGTACACCAATGTGGTGGACAATGGCCCGAGCTATATCGGGGACGTGCGCGTGCGACGTGATGTGCTCGACGGAATCGAGGCCAATCCCGGACAGGTGCTCTCTACCGGTGGCGATGTGGCGTTGGTGAACCGCACCGAATTCCTCCGCACCAGTGATATCGAGTCGATCCCGACGCGGCAGAATGCCGGTGAGGTGATCTACACGGCTTCTGGGAAGATCGATATCGCGACCACGCAGAACGTTCAGCTCACGATGGGCGGTTCGCTCGATTACAGCAACCGGCAATCCTATAACCGCAATAACTCGTTGCTCAACCCCGAGCGCAACGTGCGCACCAAGGAGCTGAGCTGGAGGGCCTTCATCAAGTACACGCAGCGCTTCACCAACCGCACTTCTGAGGAAGAGAAGAAGAGCACGATCAAGAATGCGTTCTACAGCTTGCAGTTCGACTACAGCCGCTACCAGAACAATGTGCAGGACTTCGTGCACGGCGAGCGCCTGTTCGACTACGGCTACGTGGGCCGCTTCACCACTTACCGCGCCCCTCAGTTCGAGCTGCGCGGCAGCCGTTGGGTGCAGGTAGGAGAGCGCGATACCCTGGTCACCTTCTCTCCCGGCACGCAGAATCCCTACCTCGCCGCATTCGACAACTATTACTTCAATGCCCTGCCGCGGGAGCAATTCCCCATCCCCACGCTCTTCGGGGCGCAGATTGATGGCGGTGACTATGTGGGCTACTACCAGGACCTCATCGAGGTGCAGCGCCGGGGTGTGCTGCTCAACGGCAACCGGCCTGTGACCTTGTACCAGATGTGGAACAATCCGGGCTTCATCGATGACCCGAACGGAGCTGAATACCGCAAGCGCCTCAATGAGCAGTACCGCTTCACTGCTGTGGGCAGCGCCGATATCGGTCAGCATGCCGTGATGGTGGGCATCGAGTATGAGCAGCTCACTCAGCGCCGCTATGACCTCTCTCCAGTGGGCCTTTGGACCCGCGCACGCGGCCTGGCCAACTTCCACCTCGAGAACTTCGTGGGTGATTCGCTGCCGCCAAGCGCGATCGTGCAGCTGCCGAACAGCCCCTTCCCCTTCCATTACTATGACCGCCTCTTCAGCGCTGATGCCTTCAAGTTCTTCAGCGGCAACCTGCGCAATGCGCTGGGCCTCGATCGCACAGGGCTTGACTACATCGATATCGACGCCCTCGACCCCAGCGTTCTGGCCCTTGAGATGTTCGAGCCGGATGAACTGATCAACGCCGGCAACAGCACCTTGGTGAGCTATGTTGGCTACGACTACCTCGGCAACAAGCTCACCCGCAAGCCCAGCTTCGATGATTTCTTCACGCAGAAGGATGACCGCGGGGTCAATACCCGCGCGCAAGCGCCCTTCGAGCCGATCTACATGGCCGGCTATGTGATGGACAAGTTCGCCTTCGATGACATCATCTTCAACGTTGGCGTGCGGGTGGACCGCTACGATGCGAACCAGAACGTGCTCAAGGACAAGTACCTCTGGCGTGATGCCTACAAGGCAGGTGATGTCGTGCCCTCCTCCGGACTCCAGCAGCAGCTCGCGAATCGCCCGAGCAACATCGGAGAGGACTTCGTTGTGTACGTGGACGACTACGATGACCCGAACACCGTTAAAGGCTACCGCGATGGCGACACCTGGTACAGCGCTAGCGGCACCGAGCTCAGCGATGGCAATTCAATCCAGCAAGGCGGGCGCATCCGGCCTTATTTGATCGGCGGCGATGACCGCAGCGACCTGGACGGCGATTCGCCATTGAGCCGCTCTGCTTTCGCGGACTACAAGCCCGTGGTGAACGTGATGCCCCGCGTGGCATTCTCATTCCCGATCAGCGACGAAGCCGTGTTCTTCGCGCACTATGATGTGCTTACCCAGCGTCCCAATGCCGGGCAGAGCCGCGGCGACCTGGTGAGCTACGCCTACATCGAGAATGACAATCCTGTGCTGAACAATCCCAACCTGAGGCCCACCAAGACCATCGACTACGAGTTGGGCTTCCAGCAGGTGCTGGGCAAGGCCTCTTCGTTGAAGATCGCCGCATTCTATCGTGAACTGCGCGATCAGATCACCGTTCGCAACGTGCTGAATGCCTGGCCGCGTGATTACCGGACCTACGACAACTTCGATTTCGGCACCGTCAAGGGCTTCACCACGACCTTCGACCTGCGCCGTACCGGCAACGTTTGGATGCGGGCCAGCTACACGCTGCAATTCGCCGATGGCACGGGTTCCGGCCCCAACACCGGCATCAACCTGATCAACAGCGGCCAGGCCAACCTGCGCACCATCTCACCGCTCGACTTCGATCAGCGCCACCGTTTCCAGACCACCATCGACTTCCGTTATGGCCGCGGCAAGGACTACAACGGCCCGATGGTCTTCGGCAAGCCCATCTTCCAAGGCATGGGCGCCAATGCGGTGACCATCCTTGGCAGCGGCACTCCTTACAGCCGCAGTTCGCAGGTGGTGAGCGAGGCCACCGGTGCCACCAACCACCGCCTCGATGGCACGCTCAACGGCGCTCGCCTGCCATGGCAGTTCACCACCGATATGCAGATCGACCGTGATATCCCGCTCACCTTCAAGGGCAAGGAAGGCGACAAGGCCAAGAGCGCAGACCTGAACGTGTACCTGCTGGTCACCAACGTGTTCAACACGGAGAACATCACTGGCGTTTACCGCTACACGGGTTCTCCTGACAACGACGGATACCTGGCCCAGCTCACCGACCGGTCGCAGACCGATCCCGATGCGTACCGCGACCTCTACACCGTTAAGAACAACGCGCCTGGCAACTTCGGCGCTCCACGTACCATCCGCTTGGGCCTGCGCCTGAGCTTCTAG
- a CDS encoding T9SS C-terminal target domain-containing protein → MRSQGAPKAGACSPATQVTQLAYNNVRAVIENGGNLWTRRGGSARSGYEVPKTEDFSGANAIYAGGLWMGGLSSAGQLRLAAVLYRANGNDFWPGPLNRTDASVTPDVCQAYDQFWTTQRAEAETHLQWIICSEDPECDLTEVFPNGYSVPTSFLQWPAIGDVEAGQDLYIAPFLDYNEDGQYNPYDGDYPDYGFDLTVEDCKNKRREDPVPLFGDFNIWWVFNDKGDAHTETQGQPIGLEVRAQAFAFSSNNEINNMTFYNYTVINWASQTLTNTYFGHFVDGDLGCSNDDFTGCDVRRGLGYIYNWDDVDEGCLGAIGYGGPSPPPPAIGVDFFEGPFQDNDGVDNPGPASYLENFDCLTAQAQHGIPYRGIGIGYGDGIPDNERFGMRAFLYFNREAPNANVTDPSVAAHYYNYLRSIWKNGVPMTHGGNGFDPSGNGVRTFYMFPGDTDPVGWGTNCVPQGSWVDDDRTFVDRRFVQSAGPFTLEPGAFNNITVGVVYARSPVGGAINSLEPLRVADDKAQALFDNCFKILDGPDAPDLSIRELDRELILYLVNPEGSNNENLGYEELDPIIPLNDGGGGPPYDRYYRFQGYKVYQMKNADASVSDLDNVELARLVYQGDLEDGVGQIVNFPYDPAIQLAVPTEMVNGADAGVRHAIRVTTDKFAQGDPRLVNFKSYYYIAVAYGYNNYAEYDLSEGTGQAFPYVAGRKAAFGSIRSYVGIPHKPGPEAFGTNQNSGFDDAPQVTRLEGQGNGNLELDIEPATENAIMSGFPWRKDELVYKRGLAPINVRIVDPLKVPDARFEIWFQDSITPGDLDDAYWYLKNVTTGQVIQAHRAINIDYEQLFPEFGISVAIGQAYYDGNYTEPIGGSITFDDPSKAWFTGVPDAEGVSAFNWIRSGSFIDDVVTPPTYSDRPGVDDNVTQAYEKILSGTWAPWPLVGGARFQPGATPDGQQANTLAKINETPSVQVVITKDKSKWSRVPVLEQDTGTVSVGGVQKLFPRGQASVDKNGLKPGDPGCNVAEAEFINANGMGWFPGYAIDLETGERLNMAFGENSFWGGSIGRDMVWNPNDQFVLPAPQGEIPNPFFGGGHWIYVFKNDRRQSGQPTRIGPYDDGQGIRDGLASTGAARTTALRAVAWVGSAMLIPGAELLATDVRIRLNVRKPYRAYTDYSGSPAPITPALNNGLPLYAFGTGEYAVQTNVASVADEFLDKINIVPNPYYAFSGYETSRLDNRVKFINLPPVCTISIFTVNGTLVRKYRKDNTLTYLDWDLKNSNSIPIAGGVYICHIEVPNVGEKVLKWFGVLRPLDLQNF, encoded by the coding sequence GTGAGGTCACAGGGCGCGCCGAAAGCCGGCGCGTGCTCGCCTGCCACCCAGGTCACGCAGCTCGCTTATAACAATGTGCGCGCTGTGATCGAGAACGGCGGCAACCTCTGGACCCGTCGCGGCGGCAGTGCCCGTTCAGGCTACGAGGTGCCCAAGACGGAGGACTTCAGCGGCGCGAACGCCATCTATGCTGGAGGCCTTTGGATGGGTGGCCTTTCCTCGGCCGGCCAGTTGCGCCTGGCTGCGGTTCTGTACCGTGCGAACGGCAATGACTTCTGGCCAGGTCCGCTGAACCGCACCGATGCCAGCGTGACACCCGATGTCTGCCAGGCCTACGATCAATTCTGGACCACACAGCGTGCTGAGGCCGAGACGCACCTGCAGTGGATCATCTGCAGCGAAGACCCCGAGTGCGACCTGACAGAGGTGTTCCCCAACGGGTATTCAGTGCCCACCTCTTTCCTGCAATGGCCCGCTATCGGTGATGTGGAAGCCGGTCAGGACCTCTACATCGCGCCCTTCCTCGACTACAACGAGGATGGCCAGTACAACCCCTATGATGGCGATTATCCGGATTACGGCTTCGACCTGACCGTTGAGGATTGCAAGAACAAGCGCCGCGAGGATCCTGTGCCGCTCTTCGGCGACTTCAACATCTGGTGGGTGTTCAACGACAAGGGCGATGCTCACACCGAGACTCAAGGCCAGCCGATCGGGCTCGAAGTGCGCGCGCAGGCCTTCGCCTTCAGCTCGAACAACGAGATCAACAATATGACCTTCTACAACTACACGGTCATCAACTGGGCCTCGCAAACGCTGACGAACACCTATTTCGGCCACTTCGTGGATGGCGACCTTGGATGCTCCAACGACGATTTCACCGGCTGCGATGTGCGCCGTGGCTTGGGCTACATCTATAACTGGGACGATGTTGACGAAGGCTGCTTGGGCGCAATCGGTTATGGCGGCCCTTCGCCGCCCCCGCCGGCGATCGGCGTCGATTTCTTCGAAGGTCCTTTCCAGGACAATGACGGTGTGGACAATCCCGGACCGGCGAGCTATCTGGAGAATTTCGATTGCCTCACTGCCCAGGCGCAGCACGGTATTCCTTATCGCGGAATCGGCATCGGTTACGGTGACGGCATTCCCGACAATGAGCGTTTCGGCATGCGCGCATTCCTTTATTTCAACCGGGAAGCGCCCAACGCCAACGTGACCGACCCCAGCGTTGCCGCTCACTACTACAACTACCTGCGCAGCATCTGGAAGAACGGCGTGCCCATGACCCACGGCGGAAACGGCTTCGATCCTTCGGGCAATGGCGTGCGCACCTTCTACATGTTCCCTGGCGATACCGATCCGGTGGGCTGGGGCACCAATTGCGTCCCTCAAGGTTCCTGGGTAGATGATGACCGCACCTTCGTGGATCGCCGATTCGTGCAGAGCGCTGGTCCTTTCACCCTGGAGCCTGGCGCATTCAACAACATCACCGTTGGTGTGGTGTATGCGCGCTCACCAGTGGGCGGCGCCATCAACAGCTTGGAACCCTTGCGCGTTGCTGATGACAAGGCACAGGCACTCTTCGATAATTGCTTCAAGATCCTCGACGGACCTGATGCACCAGACCTGAGCATCCGCGAACTGGATCGGGAGTTGATCCTGTACCTGGTCAATCCGGAGGGCAGCAACAACGAGAACCTGGGCTATGAGGAACTCGACCCCATCATTCCGCTGAACGATGGCGGTGGCGGCCCTCCTTACGACCGTTACTACCGCTTCCAAGGGTACAAGGTGTACCAGATGAAGAATGCCGACGCCAGCGTGTCCGATCTGGACAATGTGGAACTCGCGCGCTTGGTGTACCAAGGCGACCTTGAGGATGGCGTTGGCCAGATCGTGAACTTCCCCTACGACCCTGCCATCCAACTGGCGGTGCCCACCGAAATGGTGAATGGGGCCGACGCGGGCGTGCGCCACGCCATACGGGTCACGACGGACAAGTTCGCACAAGGCGACCCACGTCTGGTGAACTTCAAGAGCTACTACTACATCGCTGTCGCCTACGGGTACAACAACTACGCGGAGTACGACCTTTCGGAGGGCACCGGCCAGGCGTTCCCTTACGTGGCGGGACGAAAAGCGGCATTCGGCTCCATCCGCAGCTATGTAGGCATTCCGCACAAACCGGGGCCTGAGGCCTTTGGCACCAATCAGAATTCCGGTTTCGACGACGCTCCACAAGTGACCCGCCTCGAAGGACAGGGCAATGGCAACCTCGAGTTGGACATCGAGCCGGCCACCGAGAATGCCATCATGAGCGGCTTCCCATGGCGCAAGGATGAACTGGTGTATAAGCGCGGTCTTGCACCGATCAACGTGCGCATCGTGGATCCGTTGAAGGTGCCTGATGCTCGCTTCGAGATCTGGTTCCAGGACAGCATTACCCCTGGTGACCTCGATGACGCTTACTGGTACTTGAAGAACGTGACCACCGGCCAGGTGATCCAAGCGCATCGTGCGATCAACATCGACTACGAGCAGCTTTTCCCGGAGTTCGGCATCTCCGTAGCCATCGGTCAAGCGTATTACGACGGGAACTACACCGAACCGATCGGGGGCTCCATCACCTTCGATGATCCCTCGAAGGCGTGGTTCACCGGTGTGCCGGATGCCGAGGGCGTCTCAGCGTTCAACTGGATCCGTTCCGGCAGCTTCATTGATGATGTGGTCACCCCGCCCACCTACTCCGATCGCCCGGGCGTTGACGATAACGTGACCCAGGCCTACGAGAAGATCCTGAGCGGCACATGGGCTCCGTGGCCCTTGGTAGGCGGCGCACGCTTCCAGCCAGGTGCGACCCCTGATGGTCAGCAGGCCAATACACTGGCCAAGATCAACGAGACCCCGAGCGTCCAAGTGGTGATCACCAAGGACAAGAGCAAGTGGAGCCGTGTGCCAGTGCTTGAGCAGGATACAGGCACGGTGTCCGTCGGGGGGGTGCAGAAGCTCTTCCCACGCGGCCAAGCCAGCGTTGACAAGAATGGCCTGAAGCCTGGCGACCCGGGCTGCAATGTGGCTGAGGCGGAATTCATCAACGCCAACGGCATGGGCTGGTTCCCCGGCTATGCCATCGACCTGGAGACCGGTGAGCGGCTGAACATGGCCTTTGGAGAGAATAGCTTCTGGGGAGGTTCCATCGGAAGGGACATGGTCTGGAACCCGAATGACCAGTTCGTGCTCCCGGCGCCGCAAGGCGAGATCCCCAACCCCTTCTTCGGCGGCGGGCACTGGATCTATGTCTTCAAGAACGACCGGCGGCAGAGCGGGCAACCCACGCGCATAGGCCCCTATGACGATGGCCAGGGCATCCGTGATGGATTAGCGAGCACAGGTGCAGCGCGCACCACGGCCTTGCGCGCTGTGGCCTGGGTGGGCAGCGCCATGCTCATCCCCGGAGCGGAGCTCTTGGCTACCGATGTGAGGATCCGCCTCAATGTGCGCAAGCCCTACCGGGCCTACACGGATTACAGTGGCAGCCCCGCGCCCATCACGCCCGCGCTCAATAACGGATTGCCGCTGTACGCTTTCGGCACCGGTGAATACGCCGTGCAGACGAACGTGGCGAGCGTGGCTGATGAGTTCCTCGATAAGATCAACATCGTGCCCAACCCGTACTATGCGTTCAGCGGGTATGAGACCTCACGCCTTGACAACCGGGTGAAGTTCATCAACCTCCCTCCGGTCTGCACGATCTCGATTTTCACGGTGAATGGCACCTTGGTGCGCAAATACCGGAAGGACAACACGCTCACCTATCTGGATTGGGACCTGAAGAACTCCAATTCCATTCCCATCGCCGGTGGCGTGTACATCTGTCACATCGAGGTGCCCAACGTGGGCGAGAAGGTGCTCAAGTGGTTCGGCGTGCTGCGCCCCTTGGACCTGCAGAACTTCTAG
- a CDS encoding PorV/PorQ family protein, whose amino-acid sequence MKRFNHQALAAVAALALHAGSAFAGNPDRAGSAGATQLLLNPFARSSGWSMANSASLRGTEAMFGNVAGLAMVGKTEIGFSNMRLPSAGLSLNTVGFGQKLGASGVIGLQATVLSFGELEVTTYDVPEGGRGGFRPAMSNIGVAYAKSFSNSIYGGLLLRVVSESISNVRATGVCFDAGIHYVTGEQDNVHFGIALKNVGPAMSFSGDGLAVQGLLIAGSDQLTLQQRSAKQEIPSLLNIGAAYDWHISEVHRLSVAATFVSNSFTNDQGLVGLEYAFRKMLHVRAGYSYEKRDDADERATWFTGPSAGLSVDFPFGEEKKSAVALDYAYRTTNPFSGFHCLGIRITI is encoded by the coding sequence ATGAAGCGATTCAATCATCAAGCGCTGGCGGCAGTCGCCGCACTGGCGTTGCATGCGGGCAGCGCATTCGCTGGCAATCCGGACAGGGCCGGGTCGGCCGGAGCCACGCAATTGCTGCTGAACCCGTTCGCACGCTCGAGTGGCTGGAGCATGGCCAATAGCGCCAGCCTGCGCGGCACCGAGGCCATGTTCGGCAACGTGGCCGGTCTGGCCATGGTGGGCAAAACGGAGATCGGATTCTCGAACATGCGTCTGCCCAGTGCCGGCCTTTCGCTGAACACGGTCGGTTTCGGCCAGAAGCTCGGGGCGAGCGGCGTGATCGGCCTGCAAGCCACGGTGCTGTCCTTCGGTGAGCTTGAGGTGACCACCTATGACGTTCCGGAAGGCGGTCGCGGCGGGTTCCGGCCTGCCATGTCGAACATCGGCGTGGCGTATGCGAAGAGCTTCTCGAACAGCATCTACGGTGGCCTGCTGCTGCGCGTGGTATCGGAGAGCATCTCCAACGTGCGCGCCACAGGGGTCTGCTTCGATGCCGGCATCCACTACGTGACTGGCGAGCAGGATAACGTCCATTTCGGAATCGCGCTCAAGAACGTGGGTCCTGCAATGAGCTTCTCCGGCGATGGCCTTGCGGTGCAGGGCCTGTTGATCGCCGGCAGCGATCAGCTCACCTTGCAGCAGCGTTCCGCCAAGCAGGAGATCCCTTCGCTTCTGAACATCGGCGCGGCCTACGATTGGCACATCAGCGAAGTGCATCGCCTCTCGGTGGCCGCCACCTTCGTGTCCAACTCCTTCACCAATGATCAAGGCCTGGTGGGTCTTGAGTACGCCTTCCGCAAGATGCTGCATGTGCGTGCTGGATACTCTTATGAGAAGAGGGATGACGCCGACGAGCGTGCTACGTGGTTCACCGGGCCGAGCGCTGGACTGAGCGTCGACTTTCCATTCGGTGAGGAGAAGAAGTCCGCCGTGGCGCTTGACTATGCCTACCGTACCACGAACCCCTTCAGCGGGTTCCATTGCCTGGGCATCCGGATCACGATCTGA